In Pararhizobium sp. A13, the genomic stretch GACCACGAACGGTGCCGACATCGGCCGAAAGCGATTGGTTGTCCTGGACGAAACGAATCGGACCCGCTTGTTCTTCGAACAGCGATTGGCGGAACGTTTCCATGAAATATCCGCGCGCATCGCCAAATTTCTTAGGCTTGATGAGAAGCACATCTGGGATATCGAAACGTTCAAATATCAAGAGTTTCACCTTTCCAAGTCTGGTCCGCGCATGGTCTGTTACAGCCAGTCATTCTGCAAGGCAATAAAAACTTAGCCACCATCGCGTGCGCCTGGGGGCTTGGACCATGACGACAAAGTGCGGTAATTAGATCTTTGAAGTCTTACCGCTGTCGCAAAGTTTCGCTTGCCGAGCTTTGTCGGGGCGGCCTAAGACTCAGCCGAGCGTGCTGTTGGGAGTGGGAAATGACGAAGCGTAAGGTGTTGATCGTTGGGGACAGTCATGTCTACGCGATCAAGGCCGCCGTGGATAAAATTGCCGATCATAAATCCGAATTTGAATTTGTCGCCTTGCGATTGAGTACCGAAAAGAACGGCGAGAAAATCGGCGATATCGATTTGCCCGACCTGCTAGTTGCAGCCGCGGACCTGCGGAGGGACGATGCCTTGGTTACAACGCTGCGGGGCAACGAATACAACATTATGGGGCTCATGCGGCATCCGCGGCCATTCGATATCATGATCCCGGGCCTTGTCGATTTGCCAGCGGACACTTACGAAGAGCTGATCCCTTACGCAACGGCCTATTCATTCATGTTTGCCAGCCTTAAGCGAGGCCATGGCAAACAGCTTTTGAGGATTGCCAAAGCATCTGCTGCTCCGGTGTTCTGTCTTTCGGCGCCAGCGCCCAAGGAGGATGAAGCGCATATCCTGCGGGGTGCGGACACGTATTTCCGAAACGCCGGAATCTCGGAGATCGGCGTCTCGCCGGCGCCGTTGCGCCTGAAGCTTTGGGAGCTGCAAGACAGGGCTCTGGCAAAGTTCTGCGCCGAGGCGCAGGTAACCTTCCTGCCCAATCCGCCCGGAACGCGCGAGGCCGGCGGCTATCTCGAGCGCGCTTACTATGCCGGCGATGCCACCCACGCCAATGCCGCCTATGGCCGCCTCGTTCTGGACCAAATCGCAGTAACGCTGATGAATTGACCGCAAGTGCTGAGAAAGATAGTGATGACCAAATTCGAACACCCCTACCGCCAGCTCCCCGCCAAGGCCTTTTGGCGGCGCGCCGTTTCTTCGCCGGATATGGCGGATGTCGATCCGGTGGGCAGGTTTACGCTGAAAATCGGCCCGCAAACGCGCGTCGCCACAGCGGGCAGCTGTTTTGCCCAGCACATCGCCCGTCACCTCAAGGCTTCAGGTTTCAACTACTACGTGGGGGAAGCGGGGCACCCATTGATCTCTGAGGAAATCAGGACTGCGCACAATTACGGCACATTCTCAGGGCGATACGGAAATATCTATACCGCCAGACAATTGAGGCAGTTGATCGAGCGCGTCGAAGGACAATTCAGCCCGGTCGAGGCGCCGTGGATCGAAGCGGACGGCACCGTGCGTGACCCCTTTCGGCCTGCAGTCCAGCCGGGCAACTTCACCTCGGTTGCCGAAATGGAAGCAGACCGACGGATGCATCTCAAAGCAGTCAAGCGGATGTTTGAGACGCTGGACGTTTTCGTATTCACCCTCGGGCTGACGGAATGCTGGCGCTCCCGCGAAGACGGAGCCGTGTTTCCCCTCTGCCCAGGCGTCGAGGGCGGCACTTTCGATCCGGACCGTTATGAATTCTACAATCAATCGGTTAGTGAAGTGATTGCGGACATGGAAAGCGTGGTCGCCTATGTCGCCCGAGTCAATCCGAATGCACAAATCGTGTTGACCGTCTCGCCGGTGCCGCTGATGGCAACGGCCGCTGCCGACGAACATGTGTTGACGGCAACCACGTACTCGAAATCCGTGCTTCGCGTTGCGGCGCAGGCACTGAAGGATTCCCATCAGAGCGTTCACTATTTCCCGTCTTTTGAGATAATTACGGGCGCCTACAATCGCGGGCGCTACTACGCCGAGGACCTGCGCAACGTGACGGAGGAAGGTGTATCGCATGTGATGCGCCTGTTCCTGAAACATGCGGCCACTGTGGAGGCCGAAGCGCCGCGTCAGGCGGATGCTCTGGAACCCAATCCTTCGGCGTTCGAACTGGCGGCCGCCCGGTTTGTCGAAGTCGAATGCGAAGAAGCGGCGCTGGACCGGGGATAGCAACAGGCGTAACTGTTCATTCGGAAGAGGTGACTGGTCAGGTTGCTCCACGCCGTGATCTGCGAGAATTCGATTGGGTATTACGTCAATGACCGCGGGTTTTGCAGGCATAAGTGACGTGCCCCGACGGGCATTATCAAAGGCCGCCTGATAGCTGCGATTAGGTTCTATGGGGAACACGTAATGGAACGAAAGATACTTGTGGTCGGCTCAAGCCACACTGCTGTAATAGCCAAAGCGGCGGCTGGTGTGGACAATGTCAATGCACTATGGGTTAAAAATCCAAAACGCGACGACGGGCCGGGCGACATAACAATCCAGCAGGCAAGTGAAGCTGTTGCCGCGCTAACCCCGTCCGATATTCTCGCCATTACATGGGTCGGTACGTATCATAATATCTTCGGCCTGGCCCAGCACGAGCAGCCGTTTGATTTTTTTGAACCAGACAGCAGCGAAGAGCCGGATCTCACCAGGGAGCTAATCCCATACGGAACTCTGCACCGCCAGTTCGCCATGACAACAGGGAGAGACGTGGTTACGCGCAAGATTGGTGGCAACACAAAGGCGAAAGTCGTTTTGCTGGCAACACCTCCCGTCAAGGGAGACGATGATTTCATTCGGGCAAAGCTCAAGCTCAAAAACTACAGAGGGCAAAGCATTGATGAAGTCGGAGTAACGCCGGCTTCAATACGAGCAAAGCTTTGGCGCCTCGAAATGCGGTGCGTTGAGTCATATTGCATCGACATCAACGCGGAATTTCTTCCAGTCCCGGACGCGGCCTTCACAGATGAGGGGTTCTTGCGCACGGATCTGTACGGGAGCGACGCCACACACGCCAACGTCAAGTATGGCGCGATGGTCGTTGAGCAGCTACTTCACCTGAAACGCGGGCAGGCGATCCAATCTGCTTAATGTTGCTAGCCGCCGAATGGGGAAAAACATCCACGGAAGATATTTGACCTCCTCATTCCCGCAAGATAAGAACGCTTTTTTCGGTCGACATGCAGGGAGCAGTGCGTTTATGGACTACCCGACTTTTTACTCCAAGTTCAGCGGTTCATATCGAACTAAGCACCTGAATTCACCCTTCGATACGGTTTTCAAGAGGACGACGGCCAACAAGCGCTCCTACTTCTTGCATTCCAAGACGACAATTCCGGCCGAATTCATGCGGATGGAACCTTGGGAAGGCGAATATCTGTTCATGCTGGCGGCTCGCGCCAAGATTGGCATTGTCGAGGTCGGCCGCTTTAATGGGGGGAGCCTGTTTCTGATGGCGAGCGCCAACGACAAGGTGCCGCTTCATTCCGTCGATATTGCCCCTCAAAATGATAAACTGTTAAAATCCTTGCTCGCCGAAAACGCTATCGGGAGCAACGCAAACATCATTGTCGGAGACTCGCAGAATACAAAGTATGGCGAGATTGGTCCTATTGATCTCCTTTTCATCGATGGCGACCATAGTTACGAGGGTTGCACAAAAGATCTGGAGAACTGGTTCGAGAAGGTCGTTCCGGGCGGCCACATCGTTCTCCATGATTGCTACCACGGATGTCCCGTGCTGGACTCAGTGCTGGATTTTGCTGCAAACCATCCAGTGCGTTTCGTCAACTCTCCCTACATCGGAGCCCAACACTGGCTGGTACCAACGGGCTCGATGGTCCATCTCGTTAAGACGGCTTGAGCCGATAATCTGTTCTTCCCTAACGTTGATCGCTTCGTGATCCGGTCCTTTAAGTGGACCGGACTCTCTTATGTTCATTTGCAAGCTCTTTAGCGCACCTCTTCCTTGAGGGGTGGTTGCGACAGGCTGGACTTCTTCTCTAGCCGAATGCTTTGTGATCCGGCATGGAATCATGGAACGTTGGTACCCCTCCGGCTAACGACTTGGCCGTGTGGGTACGAATGTTGCCTGCCATGTGGAGTGCGCGCCCCTGAGGGTGGACAATGATCAGGGGCGCACTCCAGATATGGGGTCAAGGTTCGATGCTGATTGACAAAATGCTTCTTCTTCACCTTGGCGATCTTCGACTTCACCTTTATCTCGACGTCCATTTTGAAGCGCCTCTAGTGTTGACTACGGCAAAGACGGATACAATTAACGTTGCAGCACCCCAAGCAAGCATTGTAGGACGCGAGGCAGTGATATCAGCAGTGAGCGCTCCGGGTTGGCCCACGATAAAATTTACAGTCGAAGTTTTTCCGTAACTAGGGCCGATCGGGAACGTCTGAACGGTCATCCTAGCGGAGTAATCTGGCTCACGGGCCTCTCAGGTGCGGGGAAGTCCACACTCGCCGACAGTTTGGAACGCAAACTTCACAGGCTCGGTAAGCGTACATATGTGCTCGATGGTGATAATGTCAGGCATGGCCTAAGTAAGGATTTGGACTTTACGGAAGCTGGCCGAGACGAAAACATCCGACGCGTGACCGAGGTGGCCAAGCTGATGATGGATGCCGGGCTGATCGTGATAACCGCCTTCATATCGCCATTCCGCAATGAGCGTGAGATGGCGCGAACTTTGATCGGGCCGGAGAACTTCTTCGAAGTGTACCTCAGCGCGCCGCTTGCCGTATGCGAGGACCGGGATCCCAAGGGGTTATACAAATTGGCGCGCGCGGGGCGCATTCAACAGATGACGGGCATAACGAGTGCATACGAAATCCCGGAGCACCCCGCGTTTATCGCAGATAGCTCTTCCGAAACGGTTGACCACACCAGCGAGCGGTTGCTTGCCTCTCTTGGATGGATTTGTCAAGGCGGCGGCGCGGGACTGGACGACTGAAGTATCTTCCGGGAGATTGGCGCCTTCAACGGGAATTGGCGTGGCGCATATGATGCGCGCGAAAATGTGCTATGAAGGGCTCGCTCTACAAAGGATGATGCGTCTTTCAGCCATCCGTGCTTCACGCCTCGCACGACCAACCGATGGTAATACCGATCCATAATCGTGCAGGGAATCCGCTGCCAAACTCTCGCGCTCCCTCCGGTCGACTTTGACGACGAGTGGGAGCGGGACGAACTTAAACTTGACTCACAAGCGCAGGCGCTGTTGAACGGGGGCAGCTCCCAGCGAGGCGATGATATTGAGCCATGCCACCGAGCGACGGCAGGCAAAAAATCCCGAGATACCTGCAGGAAAATCGGATTTATCGAAAGGAGTAACGTTTGGAAATTACCACGGCCGCCCCTGTATTATTGGCCTCCTACCCAAAATCCGGAAATACATGGTTTAGATTCATCCTGTTTCATCTCTATCATCAACGTATGCCCGTGAACTCCATTGAGCTTGATGACTTCATCAATTCGAAGATCGGCGAAAGGAAACAGGTAAAATTTAAGAAGACGCACGCTTGCTTCACTCATACCGCTTCCCTCGGCATACCCATCAGCGGCGTCATTAATATCGTGCGCCATCCATTGGATGTACTTCAGTCTTCCCTAAATTATGCGCTATTGACCGGAGAAAAGCCTGACTCGATCGAACTGGATACGTGGAAGCGCGACTGGATTGAACGCTATGTGGACCATTTGGGACATCCGGCTTGGAGGGCAGAGCCATATTTCTCGGCGAGTTGGGCGGAAAACGTGACGGGCTGGTTAAAGCAAGACAGATTCCCGATCTTGATGCTGAAGTACGAGGATGCACTCGTAGATCCGAATGATTGCGTAGAAAAAATAGTTGAGTTTCTGGGACTTAAAATCGATTCTGAATTGATCGCGAGATGCGTCACCGAAACCAATTTCGAACGCCTAAAGGAATTCGAGAACGCAGAATTGAGGAAAGCCAAAGAAGAAGGGAAGTCCGTTGGCCGCTTTTCCAGCGGCGCCCGCCTCCAGATGTCGGAGCAAGGTGTGCGCTTCTTCAACAAGGGAAAAAACGGGAGCTACAGAGACGTTCTGCCATTGGACCTCCTTCAAAAGGCTGAAAGCGCATTTGCACCCGCGGCCAGCGCCGTTGGTTACTTCACCTGTCAAGTTTGAATTACCACCGATGAATGTCGGCTGCCCTAAGACGATCCGGCTCGGAACACACGTTCATTTGGCCGAGTGTCAGTGACGGCTTGATGACCTTGGGTCATGCTCAATTCGAGGCGCTGTTTGCGGGCCTCGATTGGCGTCGGGTCCGTGCTGTGGAGACGTGAGCGCCAGCAGCAATCGAATAGGTGGGTCACGATGACTCGGGCGGCAAATTCCGACGGTGAACCGACGCGGAGTTTGATAAACTTCAACCATGTTGGACGCCGCCAATTTTCCCGACGATATTGCTGCCCTGAAGGCGATGCGGATCGCGGCGCAAGCGCGTGAAGACCGCAAGTATGAGCGGATCGAGCGGCTGGAGAAGCTGGTCGCCGCTTTCAATCAGGCGGCTTCGGTCGCAAATCCGGTACCCATCCGGTGACGGCCCCGCCTTGCTGAGGCGGGCTGAAGGCTGCAAGTCAAACACTAGGAGTAGTCCTATGACAAAGCACCAGATTGAGGTGATCACATCGGTCGAGCGGCGTCGGCGCTGGTCTCGCGAGGAGAAGGTGCGTCTGATCGCGGCGACATTCGAGCCGGAGGTACGCATACGCGGAAGGCCGCCTTGAGAGATGTCCGGAAACGTAGCTGACTGTGGGTATGGACATCTATACTGACAGTCATCGTGATAACCGCCTTGAGATCGTCGACACTGGTCGGCGTCGCCGTTTCAGCAAAGAGATAAAGCTACGGATCGTAGCGGAGAGCCTTTTGGAGCCGGGATTGTGCGCAACGACGGCGCGGCGACATGGGATTTCTCGATCGCAGCTCTATGAATGGCGCAAGCTGGCGCGTGCGGGCAAGCTGGGCGACATTGAAGCGATTGACGCAGTTGAGGGGTTTATCCCGGCCGTTATCACGACGGAGCCGTTAGCGAGCCAGGCAAGCTCATCATCAAACGAAGGTCGCATCGAGGTTGTTGCGTTAAACGGCAGGCGGGTGATCGTGGATAGCGCCGTTGATGTCGATGCGCTGCTTCGGATCATGCGCGGACTGGAAACGCTGCGATGATCTCGCTTCCCTCCGGTCAAAATGTGCGGGTGTGGATTGCGACCGGCTATACCGACATGCGCTGTGGGTTTCCATCCCTTGCGCTGCGGGTGCAGGAGGTCTTGAAACTGAGCCCGCTGGATGGAAATCTTTTCGTTTTTCGAGGGCGTAGCGGATCGCTCATAAAAGTGATCTGGAGCGATGGCCAGGGCAGTTGCCTGTTTACAAAGAAATTGGACCGAGGCCGGTTCCTCTGGCCTTCCGCCGAAGGTGGCGCGGTGGCGATCTCGCCTGCGCAACTGTCGTCGACTGGCGCAATCCGCAGGAAACATGGCGTCCGACGAAGGTTGGATAGCATTATTGCATTGAAAATATTGGGTGAATCTGATCGAATGGCTTCATGACTTCGAAGCCTGTCGATCTTCCCGGGGACCTTGCGAGCGCCTATCTGGCGCTGCTTTCCGAGCGTGAGATGTTGCAGGCTGAACGCGATGTCGTTGTTGCCGAACGCGATCTCATCGTCGCCGAGAGGGACATGGCTGTGGCGCAAGCTGCCAATGCGCAGGCCATGTTGTCCGACAGCGAGGCCCTGATCGCCAGTCTGGAACTGGCGATCGAAAAGCTGAAGCGCGAACTCCGCGGCCAGAGATCCGAGCGCACGGCGCGCCTGATCGACCAGATGGAATTGCAGCTCGAAGAGCTGGTGATGGCGGCGACGGAGGATGAGGTTGCGGCGCAGGCGGCTGCCGCCAAGGCCTCGAGCGTGCGTTCGTTCACGCGCAAACGGCCGGTCCGGAAGCCCTGGCCGGAGGATATCGAGCGCGAGCGTGTGGTCATCGATTCTCCAGCCACCTGTGCATGTTGCGGCGGGTCGCGCCTGTCGAAACTGGGGGAAGACGTTACCGAGACGCTGGAGGAGATTTCGCGCCGGTTCAAAGTGATCGAGACGGTGCGGGAGAAATTTACCTGCCGTGACTGCGAGGCGATTACCCAGCCGCCGGCGCCGTTCCATGCCACGCCGCGCGGCTTCATCGGCCCTCATCTGCTGGCGACGATCCTGTTCGACAAGTTCGGAATGCATAGCCCGCTCAACCGCCAGAGCACCCGGTTCAAATGCGAAGGCATCGAGCTTTCGACCTCGACGCTGGCCGATCAGGTCGGGTTTGGTACAGCCGCGCTCATGCCGGTCTTCGATCTGATCGAGAAGCATGTCTTTGCGGCCGAGCGCCTTCACGGCGATGACACCACCATTCCCATTCAGGCCAAAGACAAATGCACGACCGGGCGCATATGGACTTACGTATGCGATGACCGCCCCTATGCAGGTGTGACAGCGCCGGCGGCGATCTACTATGCTTCAAGCGACCGCCGCGGTGAGCACCCGCAGAAACACCTAGCCGGGTATGGCGGCATTCTGCAGAGCGATTGCTACAATGGCTTCGAGCCGCTCAGTGTCGCCGAGAAGAAAGCGGTGCCGATCACCTTTGCCTTTTGCCATGCGCATGCGCGGCGTAAATTCTTTGAACTGGCCGATATCCAGAAAAGTGCGCGTGACCGCAAACGGAGAGGCAAGCCGATCTCGCCGATCGCATTGGAGGCCGTCCAACGGTACGATGCGCTGTTCGAGATCGAGCGCCAGATCAATGGATTGAGCGCCGAAGAACGACTGGCCGCGCGGCAGGAAAAGAGCAAGCCGCTGTTCGATGACATGCACGAGTGGCTGAAACGGGAGCGTGCTACGCTCAGCAGATCGTCCGAGGTGATCGAGCCGATCGACTATATGCTGAAGCGCTGGGATGGTTTTGCCCGTTTCCTTGACGATGGCCGGATTTGCCTCACGAACAATGCCGCCGAGCGGGCGCTGAGAGGTATTGCCCTCGGTCGCCGCAACTGGACCTTCGCCGGTTCCCAGCGTGGGGCAGATCGTGCCGCCATCATGCTCACCTTCATCACGACCTGTCGCCTCAACGACGTCGACCCAAAGGCATGGCTTGCCGATGTGTTCGCCCGCATCGCTGATCTTCCCGCCTCCCGCCTGCACAAACTACTTCCCTGGGAATGGAAAAGACTGCGGCAGGCCGAGAACCCGGCCTCTCAGCAGGCTGCCTGACAACAAAGAAAGGGATCGACGAATGGGATATCGCAGCTCAACACTGTACACGCTGAAATACGTGGCCGAGATGCTCGGTGAAGACGAGGACTTCCTGCACGAGTGCTCCATCGAAATGTTCTCGGAAGACGGCTGCCTCAGTGCCTACGACAACTTTCCGGCCTCCGAACTGAGCGAGCACATTGTCCTCTTCTCCGAAGATGGCATCGACAACCTCAAATATATTATCGAGGCTCGCAGGGACGCTGACGACGCATCACAAAAAACGGTCCCTTGAACCCGCGTGCCAGGCTACCTCAGGCCCACTTCACGCGTGAGACTTTATCCCGCGTCCTTCCTCGGATGCATACAGCCGGAGCGGGGAACCGACCAAATGGTGGCGTCCTTGGTCTGCAGCAAAAGACGTTCACCATGCCGTTTGTAGCGCTTGCCTACGCACGGCAACCGCTGTGGGAACAGAGGATGAAACGGATGCATCACCCGCACTAACTGCGTACTGGCGAGACGCTTGATCAAATCAGCATCCAAAAGGTTTGGGACCCGCCCAACCACGGGTTCCGATGACCGGAGGCTCAATTGCTTTGATGAGCCATTCATCTGGATTACGCCAAGAAATCTCCTTGAAGCTTACTTTGAGCTTTCCGATGTCTTGCCACCAGGCCATCAGGATATCAGGCGACTCCATTTCTTTTGGTTGATATTGAAACGGAACCCCACACGAATTGAGATCGATCAGCTTGGAATACAGGTCCGCGTTGTCCCAAAGCTTGCCTTCGTCAACAAAGGCAATTTCTTGCCGGAGTTCATGCGCGCCCGATATTCGTCTACCCCCCGTGAGAACGATGCAACCCTCTGATAGATGAGAGACATTGAGCGGGGGCGGCTCTGCGTGTTTCCCAAATTCAACCGTGAAAGGAAGTCTCCGTCCTAGTTAGCTCATTGAGGTTCAATACGTTTCCGGTGGAAAAATCCCAATTTATGAAACGGCGTGAACCAAAGCAATCAGCTTGGCCAGAGAATTGAAAGCTACTGCCGCAATCTCACAGCGGTTACCTGAAAACACCGCCGCGCAGCATGACGGCGCATTGGGCCAAATCTCAAAGGCCGCTCGAGCGGACGCTTACGATTAAGTTGGTGAATCCGGAAATAACAACCGGCACTTTGATCTGAACTGGACATGAGTGAACGCTATAAATCTATGGCGGCTTACAGCGAGCCCAGCTGAAACGCCAAAAGCGGTAGAAGGCATGCTCAGCACCTATGACGCTTTGTTGACGCGGGTTCGTTTTAGTGCTTCCGCTTCGGTGAAGAACGCGAGGACCTGGTCACGCAGATTATCCGTGGAATACTCATTCGTTAATTTATCCTGAGCCTTCCTCACCTGCGCATAACGTAAAGCGGGATCGTTCGCCAAACGCTCCATGGCTTCCAACCACTCCTCTTCCGTATCGGCGAGAATACCGCAGCCATCGGCGCAACAAGCGTCATACACCGTATCGGACGTCGCTATCGTCGCGATACCTATGGATGTATATTCCACCCACTTCGTGTTTGCCTTGACGAGGTTGAAGGGAGTCCTTGCTAGGGGGCAGATTCCGATGTCCCAGTTCAGCTTCGAAAAATGGATGAGGAATTCTTCATAGTTTCGTACGGGCTGAACGATGCTGATTCGGTTGCCGAACTCCTCCAGCGCGGCTGGTTTGGGAATGGAGCCGAACAATTCAAACCTTATGTGCCGATGCTTGCGCAGGAAACGAACGAGGGCCGGCAGAACCGTTTCCAGATCATGGGCATGATCGAAACCCATGTACCCGATCTTGGTCACCGGCCTTGCGGTCGGCTCTATGAAGACATTACCCGACGCATAGACCTCACCTGCCTTCACAGGTGCCGTTGCGCCGAGAGTTTCCAGGCGGGCTTTCAACGGCGCGGTCGAGCAGTAAACCAGATCCGGCACCTCGAGCAAATGGCGAACCGTCGCCAGACGTTTCGGATGATTATGATAAGCGTGCTTGGCCTCACCAAGCTCGGCGGGGATATTCAAAAGATCATCGTCGATATGGAAGATGACGGGAATGCCATTTTCGCGCGCACGGTCTGTAAGATAGGCTGCATATGGACCGCTGTAGCGACAAAACACGATCAATGTCGGTTTGAAAGACTTCAGTTTCTCGTCTAGCCAAGGCTGAACGTCCTCGTCGCGCCGGCTCGGTCCGAAATTATCTTTTATTTGCGCTTCGGTAAGAAACTCGGTCTCGATCTTCCCGGCCTCGACCAAGGGCGCCAGCGGCTTCACAAAACTGAGTTGTAGCGTCGGAATGTAGCCATTGGCAACAAAGAGGATACGTCGCTCAGCGTCGGCCGGCGCTGGCGGCAGGCGAAGAGCAGGCGCGACCCGACGGGCTGCCGACCAGAGAAGCTCGGCAAAACGTCTATAGACTTCTGCGCGATCAGTAAGAATCGTTAGCTGCTCCAGAAAACCAGCCTGCCGTTCGACGAAGCGCTCGGGATGAGCCAAGGCTTCCCTTTCAAATTCAAGCCAGCTCGCGAGGTCGCTGACGGTTGTCAGTCCCTGATAGTTGTCCGCATCCATGATACCGGTTCCCTCCCGCCAGACGGCAGTCGGTATACCGGCCAGCACCATATCGATCAGGACTGAGGACGGCGCCGATATGCCATAGGCGTAGCGGGACAAATTCACCTTGTAGATGGGATTATTGTTTAGAATCACGTTCTGCGGCAAGGAAACATCGTTCTTTATCACATACTGACCGCCGGGATGCGGACGCAGAACCACACGCTTGTCGTCTTGTTCAAGAGCCTCGCAGAACTGTCCGAACAAGCTGACGAAATCGGCCTTGAAATCGCCTGCGATGTTGAGCCTGGCGGAATGCAGGTTCTCGCAGACTATCCCTACGGGCTTGCGCTCTTGCCGCGGAGGCTGCTGCAGCACAGCTGTCGGACCTGTCACGCAAAGCTTGTTGCGCTGGGAGGGGGCAAGCGCCGTCAGGCGCTCCGGTTCGCACCAACCGCAAACGATATCCGCCGCAAATGTGATCTCGCGGCCATGAGCGAGATCGTGATCGCGGCTCTGCAGGAAGCCAACACATTCGAAACCATGCTGCAGGGTGATTGCGATGAACGAAGGAGGTTTCAGGCGGAAGATGTTATGGACGATGCGGTGGCCGGAAAGATTGGATTCGCTGGCGGCCACGATCACGCCAGCAAGGCCCTGCAATATCTGCAAGGCATGGCCCTCGTTCTCCACAAAATCGATCGAGGCGCCGATCGTCTCAGCGATTTCGGCAATTTCCGCTTGCCAGCGACCACCCTTGTCCCGCTTGTCGAAATCACGCGTGAGCAGAAAACGTGTATCAAGCCCGAGATCCCGCGCGGCAATATAGGCGAGAGGGCGCAAAATATTGACATCTTGAAGCAGGTTGACGAGCAGGATGACGCAAGGGTTTGACATCAAATGGCTCCCAGAGGTGTTCGAACGTTCTCAGACGAAATCGGCCAAGGTAGGCGCCAGCTTTCTGAAACTATACAAGGAATTCTCGGAAACAACTCTTCCATGACTTGGAGGATCGCCGACATGACCGATGAATAAGCCGCCAGCTTTCCTGCTGGCGATCCGCAATCGGCAAGCTCTCTGCCCTCGCAGGCAAGTGAGGGCACATCGTCCTGCCCGATTTTTCGAAACTCGAAATCGATGATCTTGCCGTATGGCACAGACTTGGCGGCAGCTTGCGGCGTCAGCAGTTGGCACGCAGCCTCCGAAACCAGAAGATCGAGGCCAGTGCGTTGCTCGTTCCAGTCAAAGCGAAGGTCGAAGTTCAATTCCAGGTTCGTCAAAGGGCTGGCGATGGAAAGAGCCAGCATGCGTTTTGCAAATTTATGTGCCGAAGCAGAGCTTTCGACACCGTGAATCAGGGCAGTCGGCGGTCGGGCATTCTCTGAAAGCACACTTGGCGCGGTCTTTCCGAAAATGATTGCCTCCAGAAAGGATGCTAGCCCCCGAGCCTCCACCGCGGGATCAGCGTGAGCCCGTAAGACGCGATCCAGAGACTTGAGCGTCTCCGCCCGCACCCGAGGCCGCCCGGCCTTCAGATCGCTCACGACCTGCGAAGCATCGCGATAGATGAAGTCGGAGAATGGTTCATAGAGGGGAAAGCCGACCGAAAGAACCTGGTTGCCGGAGCAAAGCGCCGTCACAGCCCGGTTCAACGATTTCGCGACACTGAAATTTTGTGCAGAGACCGGCAGGAAGACGACATGTGTCCGTGCGAGCAGATTCTGCTCCTCGGCTTCGTTCCATTCATGTATCTCATAGGCCACCGGTATGGCGCTCAATGCCGCCAGAGCATCCCCAGTCATAGCACGGCTGTTGGTGAGGATGTTGAGACGGACATCAAAT encodes the following:
- a CDS encoding glycosyltransferase — encoded protein: MSNPCVILLVNLLQDVNILRPLAYIAARDLGLDTRFLLTRDFDKRDKGGRWQAEIAEIAETIGASIDFVENEGHALQILQGLAGVIVAASESNLSGHRIVHNIFRLKPPSFIAITLQHGFECVGFLQSRDHDLAHGREITFAADIVCGWCEPERLTALAPSQRNKLCVTGPTAVLQQPPRQERKPVGIVCENLHSARLNIAGDFKADFVSLFGQFCEALEQDDKRVVLRPHPGGQYVIKNDVSLPQNVILNNNPIYKVNLSRYAYGISAPSSVLIDMVLAGIPTAVWREGTGIMDADNYQGLTTVSDLASWLEFEREALAHPERFVERQAGFLEQLTILTDRAEVYRRFAELLWSAARRVAPALRLPPAPADAERRILFVANGYIPTLQLSFVKPLAPLVEAGKIETEFLTEAQIKDNFGPSRRDEDVQPWLDEKLKSFKPTLIVFCRYSGPYAAYLTDRARENGIPVIFHIDDDLLNIPAELGEAKHAYHNHPKRLATVRHLLEVPDLVYCSTAPLKARLETLGATAPVKAGEVYASGNVFIEPTARPVTKIGYMGFDHAHDLETVLPALVRFLRKHRHIRFELFGSIPKPAALEEFGNRISIVQPVRNYEEFLIHFSKLNWDIGICPLARTPFNLVKANTKWVEYTSIGIATIATSDTVYDACCADGCGILADTEEEWLEAMERLANDPALRYAQVRKAQDKLTNEYSTDNLRDQVLAFFTEAEALKRTRVNKAS